The following are encoded together in the Nitrospirota bacterium genome:
- the hpt gene encoding hypoxanthine phosphoribosyltransferase, with protein MKELETGEVIITQDSLQKRIAEIGKSIAEDYRGKNPVLICVLKGAVVFMADLMRAIPIPVAIDFLSISSYGAGRGEAGAVRIIKDLDINISEREVLVIEDIIDTGFTLGYLLRILKARNPASLKVAVLLDRPALRIVDLPVEYKGFEIPDEFVVGYGLDYKENFRHLPYICKLRTA; from the coding sequence ATGAAAGAACTGGAGACAGGTGAGGTAATTATCACGCAGGACTCTCTACAGAAAAGGATTGCAGAGATTGGGAAATCCATTGCTGAAGATTACAGGGGCAAAAACCCTGTTTTGATTTGTGTCCTGAAAGGGGCAGTGGTCTTTATGGCAGATCTCATGAGGGCGATTCCTATACCTGTTGCAATTGACTTCCTGTCTATCTCTTCCTATGGTGCAGGAAGGGGTGAGGCAGGTGCAGTAAGAATAATTAAGGACCTTGATATTAACATCTCTGAGAGAGAAGTACTGGTGATTGAAGACATCATTGATACCGGGTTTACCCTGGGATATCTCCTGAGGATACTTAAGGCAAGGAACCCGGCCTCTTTAAAGGTTGCTGTCCTTCTTGACAGGCCTGCACTAAGAATAGTGGACCTGCCTGTTGAGTACAAAGGGTTTGAAATCCCGGATGAATTTGTTGTAGGTTATGGGTTGGACTATAAAGAGAACTTCAGGCACCTGCCTTATATATGTAAGTTAAGGACAGCCTGA
- a CDS encoding DUF721 domain-containing protein: MQRASGILSRLIKQYGLEGKMLEYTLAEKWENIAGSIIAAHSRPDSIRYRKLYIIVDSNAWIQELSFYKADLVTRVNNYFGKQLISDVFFKIGSSGCP; encoded by the coding sequence ATGCAAAGGGCGTCAGGAATTCTGTCCAGATTAATTAAACAATATGGTCTTGAAGGCAAGATGTTAGAATACACACTTGCCGAGAAATGGGAGAATATTGCCGGCAGTATTATCGCAGCTCATTCCAGGCCTGACTCGATTCGATACAGGAAGTTGTATATTATTGTTGATAGTAATGCATGGATACAGGAGCTGAGCTTTTATAAGGCAGACCTGGTAACCAGGGTAAATAACTATTTTGGCAAACAGCTGATTAGTGATGTATTTTTTAAGATCGGATCGTCAGGCTGTCCTTAA
- a CDS encoding hemerythrin domain-containing protein has protein sequence MAFNVPVTLNEEHEELHNELARITEAGGAIGEAAIKVAVIMHPHFVKEEEYAMPPLGLLEPLSRGDIKEEMREILLITDSLKAMLPQMLYEHQAIVDALIKLANVSIKENRMEIAFIAKKLISHIKNEEEILYPAALLVGEYLRLKLNG, from the coding sequence ATGGCATTTAATGTCCCCGTAACACTTAATGAAGAACATGAAGAGCTTCACAATGAGCTTGCACGTATCACTGAGGCTGGAGGCGCTATTGGAGAGGCAGCAATAAAGGTTGCGGTGATTATGCATCCCCATTTCGTAAAGGAAGAAGAATATGCAATGCCCCCCCTTGGATTACTCGAACCCTTATCCAGGGGGGACATCAAAGAAGAAATGAGAGAAATTCTCCTTATTACTGACTCGTTGAAGGCAATGCTCCCCCAGATGCTCTATGAACATCAGGCAATTGTTGATGCCTTGATAAAGCTCGCTAATGTATCTATAAAGGAAAACAGAATGGAAATTGCCTTTATCGCAAAAAAGCTGATATCACATATTAAAAATGAAGAGGAGATCTTATATCCTGCAGCACTCCTGGTAGGAGAATACCTCAGGCTGAAATTGAACGGTTAG
- a CDS encoding DUF4321 domain-containing protein translates to MALFKKNIWILLILILIGALLGNVLGEILRAISPDGPVRNIFTEGFYIGITPPVTLDIRILTFTIGFSLRANLLTLLGSILGIYIYKYV, encoded by the coding sequence ATGGCCCTTTTTAAAAAGAATATCTGGATCCTTCTCATCCTCATCCTGATTGGCGCACTCCTCGGTAATGTCCTTGGAGAAATTTTACGGGCAATCTCACCGGATGGCCCGGTTAGAAATATTTTCACCGAAGGATTTTACATAGGCATCACACCTCCGGTTACCCTGGATATCAGGATATTAACTTTTACTATCGGGTTTAGCTTACGTGCAAATCTGTTGACCCTTCTTGGTTCAATCCTGGGTATATATATCTACAAGTATGTTTAA